A region of Rhodoferax potami DNA encodes the following proteins:
- the cobO gene encoding cob(I)yrinic acid a,c-diamide adenosyltransferase, with product MELIAPPVDRDTPRPQGERRGLILVHTGTGKGKSTAAFGLALRAHGRGKAVKVYQFMKVPTARFGEHRLFEQLGIPITGLGDGFTWKSKDLDHSAELAQAGWEQAKATVMAGEHFMVVLDEIMYPLRYGWIPLESILSCLRERPPHVHVVLTGRNAPAELIELADTVTEMTLIKHHFKAGVPAQRGIED from the coding sequence GTGGAATTGATCGCCCCGCCCGTTGACCGTGACACGCCCCGCCCGCAAGGCGAGCGGCGTGGTTTGATATTGGTGCACACCGGCACCGGCAAGGGCAAAAGCACCGCCGCCTTCGGGCTGGCGCTGCGCGCCCATGGCCGGGGCAAGGCGGTCAAGGTCTACCAGTTCATGAAAGTGCCCACCGCCCGTTTCGGCGAGCACCGCCTGTTCGAGCAGTTGGGCATTCCCATTACCGGCTTGGGCGATGGCTTCACCTGGAAGAGCAAAGACCTCGACCACTCCGCCGAACTCGCCCAAGCCGGCTGGGAGCAAGCCAAAGCCACGGTGATGGCCGGTGAACACTTCATGGTGGTGCTGGATGAAATCATGTACCCGCTGCGCTACGGCTGGATTCCGCTGGAATCCATCCTGTCTTGCCTGCGCGAGCGCCCGCCGCATGTGCACGTGGTGCTCACTGGCCGCAATGCGCCAGCCGAGTTGATCGAGCTGGCAGATACCGTCACCGAGATGACGCTGATCAAACACCACTTCAAAGCCGGTGTGCCCGCCCAGCGCGGGATTGAAGACTGA
- a CDS encoding ABC transporter ATP-binding protein: MTVPRVTSAEPALSLAAVSYQRQGRAVLAQVSLDIPFGQHIALLGPNGAGKSSLLHLMAGRLRPESGQVLLGGTDLQQMPGPERALQMAVVHQHEFIHAQLRVRDYVALGRTPHSGAGRAEHAHAIDTALSRCRLQDLQDRAMGTLSGGEQQRSAIARALAQEPRILLLDEPTNHLDLRTRSDVLDLLASLEITVVAALHELSLVQRFAHRAVLLGERRVVADDVPAQVLTPELVLGNFGMDVFYLPLPHRDQPVAVFESPGLRPAIQEYEN, translated from the coding sequence ATGACCGTGCCCCGGGTTACGTCCGCTGAGCCCGCCTTGTCTCTCGCTGCCGTGTCGTATCAGCGGCAGGGGCGGGCGGTGCTGGCGCAGGTGTCGCTGGACATTCCGTTTGGCCAGCACATTGCACTGCTAGGGCCCAACGGCGCGGGCAAGTCCAGCCTGCTGCACCTGATGGCCGGTCGCTTGCGGCCCGAGTCTGGGCAGGTGTTGCTCGGCGGCACCGATCTGCAACAGATGCCCGGCCCCGAACGGGCGCTGCAGATGGCCGTGGTGCATCAGCATGAATTTATCCATGCCCAGCTCCGGGTGCGCGACTACGTAGCACTGGGCCGCACACCCCACAGCGGTGCAGGCCGCGCTGAACATGCGCACGCCATCGACACTGCGCTCAGTCGCTGTCGCCTGCAAGACCTGCAAGACCGGGCCATGGGCACACTCTCCGGCGGGGAGCAGCAGCGCAGCGCCATTGCTCGGGCTTTGGCTCAAGAGCCCCGTATTTTGTTACTCGATGAGCCCACCAACCATTTGGACCTGCGTACCCGCTCTGATGTGCTGGACCTGCTGGCCAGCCTAGAGATCACGGTGGTGGCCGCACTCCACGAGCTGAGTCTGGTGCAGCGCTTTGCCCACCGCGCCGTGTTGCTGGGTGAGCGCAGGGTGGTGGCTGACGATGTGCCCGCCCAAGTGCTCACGCCCGAGCTGGTGCTGGGCAATTTCGGGATGGATGTGTTTTACCTGCCGTTGCCCCACCGTGACCAGCCGGTCGCCGTGTTTGAATCCCCCGGGCTCCGCCCGGCAATCCAAGAATATGAAAACTAA